One region of Thunnus albacares chromosome 8, fThuAlb1.1, whole genome shotgun sequence genomic DNA includes:
- the ctss2.1 gene encoding cathepsin S, ortholog2, tandem duplicate 1, protein MRPTDQGLMLGSLLLVSLCVGAAATFDSRLDIHWDLWKKTHGKTYNSDVENMHRRGLWEKNLMLITMHNLEASMGIHTYELGMNFMGDLTPEEIQLYFATLTPPTDLKRGPSPFLGATGADAPDSIDWREKGCVTSVKMQGACGSCWAFSAAGALEGQLAKKTGKLVDLSPQNLVDCSSKYGNHGCNGGFMDQAFEYVKDNQGIDSDASYPYVGREQQCRYNSMNRAANCSDYSFLPQGDEGALKQALATIGPISVAIDATRPRFTFYRSGVYDDPSCSQKVNHGVLAVGYGTLNGQDYWLVKNSWGATFGDQGFIRMARNKNDQCGIARYGCYPIM, encoded by the exons ATGCGTCCGACTGATCAAG GCCTGATGTTGGGGAGTCTTCTGCTCGTCTCCCTGTGCGTGGGAGCGGCAGCCACGTTTGACAGCCGGCTGGACATCCACTGGGACCTGTGGAAGAAAACGCACGGAAAGACGTACAATAGTGAT GTGGAGAATATGCACCGCAGGGGATTGTGGGAGAAGAACCTGATGCTCATTACCATGCACAACCTGGAGGCCTCGATGGGGATTCACACCTACGAACTGGGCATGAACTTCATGGGAGACCTG ACACCAGAGGAGATCCAGCTGTACTTCGCCACGCTCACTCCTCCCACTGACCTCAAGAGGGGGCCATCTCCTTTTCTGGGGGCCACAGGCGCTGACGCACCAGACAGCATAGACTGGAGAGAGAAGGGCTGTGTCACCAGCGTCAAGATGCag GGTGCTTGTGGCTCCTGCTGGGCCTTCAGTGCTGCCGGGGCCCTGGAGGGTCAGTTAGCCAAGAAAACAGGGAAGCTGGTGGACCTCAGCCCCCAAAACCTGGTGGACTGTTCAAGCAAATACGGCAACCACGGCTGCAACGGTGGCTTCATGGACCAAGCCTTCGAGTACGTCAAGGACAACCAGGGCATCGACTCTGACGCTTCATACCCCTACGTTGGACGC GAACAACAATGCCGCTACAACTCCATGAACCGCGCTGCCAACTGCTCCGACTACAGCTTCCTGCCTCAGGGGGACGAGGGGGCTCTGAAACAGGCGCTCGCCACCATCGGACCCATTTCAGTAGCCATCGACGCCACGCGGCCCAGATTTACTTTCTACAGAAGCG GAGTGTACGATGACCCGTCCTGCTCTCAGAAGGTGAACCATGGTGTGTTAGCTGTGGGCTACGGCACACTGAATGGACAAGACTATTGGCTGGTAAAGAACAG CTGGGGAGCTACTTTTGGAGACCAGGGCTTCATCCGGATGGCACGCAACAAGAACGACCAGTGTGGCATCGCTCGGTACGGCTGTTACCCCATCATGTAG